Proteins encoded by one window of Pseudonocardia alni:
- a CDS encoding acyl-CoA dehydrogenase, which translates to MRAQLISRADLDFLLHDWLRVVELCDRERYAEHDRDTIDAVVDLAAQVATEHFAPHRKVSDTREPEFDGERVTLPDEVRAALKMLGDTGIVGAGLDERVGGMQLPAVVVQACFVWLHAGNVATAAYPMLTVAAANLLLAHGSSEQVQTWVRPMVEGRYFGTMCLSEPQAGSSLADVTTRAEPRDDGTHRLTGTKMWISGGEHELGENIVHLVLAKIPGGPAGVKGISLFVVPRVLENGERNDIALAGLNHKMGYRGTVNTVLNFGEGRATPGGEAGAVGYLVGEPHTGLAQMFHMMNEARVGVGAGATALGYAGYLLALDHARTRTQGRPAGAKDPASPQVPIVAHTDVRRMLLASKSYVEGALALNLYCGRLLDEERTAGTDEERRRAHLLLEVLTRVAKSWPSQWCLHANDLAIQIHGGYGYTRDHDVEQLYRDNRLNPIHEGTHGIQGLDLLGRKVVMQGGAGLTLLRETIGQTVERGRAVGGELAAHADAVAAAVDRVVEVTGIVHGQDDPALAVAHSSVYLEAAGHVVLAWIWLEQALAAEGRDGDLYEGKRAAARYFVRHELPRTGPQLDLLASLDRTTLDVRDAWL; encoded by the coding sequence GTGCGAGCGCAGCTGATCTCCCGTGCCGACCTCGACTTCCTGCTCCACGACTGGCTGCGGGTGGTCGAGCTCTGCGACCGCGAGCGCTACGCCGAGCACGACCGCGACACCATCGACGCCGTCGTCGACCTCGCCGCACAGGTCGCGACCGAGCACTTCGCGCCGCACCGCAAGGTCTCCGACACCCGCGAGCCCGAGTTCGACGGCGAGCGCGTCACGCTCCCCGACGAGGTCCGCGCCGCGCTGAAGATGCTGGGCGACACCGGGATCGTCGGCGCCGGGCTCGACGAGCGGGTCGGCGGGATGCAGCTGCCCGCCGTCGTCGTCCAGGCGTGTTTCGTGTGGCTGCACGCCGGCAACGTCGCCACCGCCGCCTACCCGATGCTCACCGTCGCCGCGGCCAACCTGCTGCTCGCCCACGGCAGCTCCGAGCAGGTGCAGACGTGGGTGCGCCCGATGGTGGAGGGCCGCTACTTCGGCACGATGTGCCTGTCCGAGCCGCAGGCCGGGTCGTCGCTGGCCGACGTCACCACCCGGGCCGAGCCGCGCGACGACGGCACGCACCGGCTCACCGGCACCAAGATGTGGATCTCCGGCGGCGAGCACGAGCTGGGGGAGAACATCGTCCACCTCGTGCTGGCGAAGATCCCCGGCGGACCGGCCGGGGTGAAGGGCATCTCGCTGTTCGTGGTGCCCCGGGTGCTGGAGAACGGCGAACGCAACGACATCGCCCTCGCCGGGCTCAACCACAAGATGGGCTACCGCGGCACCGTCAACACGGTGCTGAACTTCGGCGAGGGCCGCGCGACCCCGGGCGGGGAGGCGGGCGCCGTCGGGTACCTGGTGGGGGAGCCGCACACCGGTCTCGCCCAGATGTTCCACATGATGAACGAGGCCCGGGTCGGGGTCGGGGCGGGTGCCACCGCACTCGGCTACGCCGGCTACCTGCTGGCCCTCGACCACGCCCGTACGCGCACCCAGGGCCGCCCGGCCGGGGCGAAGGACCCGGCGAGCCCGCAGGTGCCGATCGTCGCCCACACCGACGTGCGCCGGATGCTGCTCGCGAGCAAGTCCTACGTGGAGGGTGCGCTCGCGCTGAACCTGTACTGCGGGCGGCTCCTCGACGAGGAGCGCACGGCGGGGACCGACGAGGAACGCCGCCGGGCGCACCTGCTGCTGGAGGTGCTGACCCGGGTCGCGAAGAGCTGGCCGTCGCAGTGGTGCCTGCACGCCAACGACCTCGCCATCCAGATCCACGGCGGCTACGGCTACACCCGCGACCACGACGTCGAGCAGCTCTACCGCGACAACCGGCTCAACCCGATCCACGAGGGCACCCACGGCATCCAGGGCCTGGACCTGCTGGGCCGCAAGGTCGTGATGCAGGGCGGCGCCGGGCTGACGCTGCTGCGGGAGACGATCGGGCAGACCGTGGAGCGCGGACGCGCGGTCGGCGGGGAACTCGCCGCGCACGCCGACGCCGTCGCGGCGGCCGTGGACCGGGTCGTCGAGGTGACCGGGATCGTGCACGGCCAGGACGACCCGGCGCTGGCGGTCGCACACTCCTCGGTCTACCTGGAGGCCGCCGGGCACGTCGTGCTCGCCTGGATCTGGCTGGAGCAGGCGCTCGCCGCCGAGGGCCGCGACGGCGACCTCTACGAGGGCAAGCGTGCCGCGGCCCGCTACTTCGTGCGCCACGAGCTGCCCCGCACCGGC